Proteins found in one Halobaculum sp. MBLA0147 genomic segment:
- a CDS encoding TrkA family potassium uptake protein has translation MPGKLNVVVAGAGRVGFETVQRLRGYGHDVTVVESDGDRCDRVADEYVATVVRGDASDPDVLEQAGVDDADVVAALTGDSGVNLAVCVIAREFQQGVRTVCRIDSPGQERYGEFVDAVVFPERAGGRAAANQVLAGGVETLADVTGELDIMEIRVAEGAPAANRQLSEVRFPAGTLVISDHDGERIARPDTTLTPGRRYVVAVEPDVADEVVNLLRG, from the coding sequence ATGCCGGGGAAGCTGAACGTCGTCGTCGCGGGTGCGGGACGAGTCGGGTTCGAGACCGTCCAGCGGCTCCGTGGCTACGGCCACGACGTGACCGTCGTCGAGTCGGACGGGGACCGCTGTGACAGGGTCGCCGACGAGTACGTCGCCACCGTCGTCCGAGGCGACGCCAGCGACCCGGACGTACTCGAACAGGCGGGTGTCGACGACGCGGACGTGGTCGCCGCACTCACCGGTGACAGCGGCGTCAACCTCGCTGTCTGTGTGATCGCCCGCGAGTTCCAGCAGGGTGTTCGGACGGTGTGTCGCATCGACTCGCCGGGCCAGGAACGCTACGGCGAGTTCGTCGACGCCGTCGTGTTCCCGGAGCGTGCCGGCGGTCGCGCGGCGGCCAACCAGGTGCTCGCTGGTGGTGTCGAGACACTGGCCGACGTGACCGGCGAACTCGACATCATGGAGATCCGCGTCGCAGAGGGTGCCCCCGCAGCCAACAGGCAGTTGTCGGAAGTCCGGTTCCCAGCCGGGACGCTCGTGATCTCGGACCACGACGGGGAACGTATCGCTCGCCCGGACACGACGCTGACGCCCGGTCGACGCTACGTCGTCGCCGTCGAACCGGACGTGGCCGACGAGGTCGTCAACTTGTTGCGCGGGTGA
- a CDS encoding transcription factor S codes for MKFCDDCGSMMKADGDVWVCGSCGAEELRDEAEEASMSVTEGQEETEVVDVSDVDDAQIGPTTEIRCPECGNDRASYEMKQIRAADESETRFFTCTECEHKWREDDH; via the coding sequence ATGAAGTTCTGCGACGACTGCGGTTCGATGATGAAGGCGGACGGAGACGTGTGGGTGTGTGGCTCCTGTGGCGCGGAGGAGCTGCGCGACGAGGCAGAGGAGGCGTCGATGTCAGTCACCGAGGGGCAAGAGGAGACCGAGGTGGTCGACGTGTCGGACGTGGACGACGCCCAGATCGGTCCCACCACGGAGATCCGCTGTCCCGAGTGTGGCAACGACCGCGCGAGCTACGAGATGAAACAGATCCGCGCCGCCGACGAGTCCGAGACGCGGTTCTTCACCTGTACCGAGTGCGAGCACAAGTGGCGCGAGGACGACCACTGA
- a CDS encoding sodium:calcium antiporter: protein MASLLVASGLALVGTVIVWLAGGRLEESSAALGRYYGLPQVVQGAVIAAIGSSFPELSSSVLAVVRHGSFDLGVGAVVGSAIFNILVIPGIAALSGRGLDADRDVVYKEAQFYMLSVAVVLLVFSFGLIYYPGGTGAGGVGLATITPGLALIPVGLYAVYVFIQWQDVGDANVERDTQVSAGRAWLVLAGSLIAILLGVEALVVAAEDFGEIFDTPSFFWGLTVIAAGTSLPDTVVSVRAAEAGRGPTSLANVLGSNVFDLLIAIPAGVILAGGTVVSYGAAVPMMAMLTVATLLFLLVTRTDLVLTTREGGLLLGAYAAFLGWVLAEALDVTALIPGV, encoded by the coding sequence GTGGCGTCACTACTCGTCGCGTCGGGGTTGGCACTGGTCGGGACGGTGATCGTCTGGCTCGCCGGCGGGCGACTGGAGGAGTCCAGCGCCGCGCTCGGTCGCTACTACGGGCTCCCACAGGTCGTGCAGGGGGCCGTGATCGCGGCCATCGGCTCGTCGTTCCCCGAGTTGTCCAGTTCCGTCCTCGCCGTGGTCCGACACGGGTCGTTCGATCTGGGTGTCGGTGCGGTCGTCGGGTCGGCGATCTTCAACATCCTCGTGATTCCGGGGATCGCCGCCCTGTCCGGGCGTGGGCTGGACGCCGACCGCGACGTGGTGTACAAGGAGGCACAGTTCTACATGCTGTCGGTGGCGGTGGTGCTGCTCGTGTTCTCGTTCGGGTTGATCTACTACCCCGGCGGGACCGGTGCGGGTGGAGTCGGACTGGCGACGATCACCCCCGGACTGGCGCTGATCCCCGTGGGACTGTACGCCGTCTACGTGTTCATCCAGTGGCAGGACGTGGGCGACGCGAACGTCGAGCGCGACACGCAGGTGTCCGCGGGCCGGGCGTGGCTGGTGCTCGCGGGGTCGCTGATCGCCATCTTACTGGGCGTCGAGGCACTCGTCGTCGCCGCGGAGGACTTCGGCGAGATCTTCGACACGCCGTCGTTCTTCTGGGGGCTGACGGTGATCGCCGCCGGGACGAGTCTCCCGGACACGGTCGTCTCCGTGCGTGCGGCCGAGGCCGGGCGCGGGCCGACGAGTCTCGCGAACGTGCTCGGCTCGAACGTGTTCGACCTGTTGATCGCCATCCCGGCGGGTGTGATCCTCGCCGGTGGGACAGTCGTGAGCTACGGCGCCGCGGTGCCGATGATGGCGATGCTCACCGTCGCCACCCTGTTGTTCCTCCTCGTCACGCGGACGGATCTGGTGTTGACGACGCGGGAGGGCGGGCTGCTCCTCGGAGCCTACGCCGCGTTCCTCGGGTGGGTCCTCGCCGAGGCCCTGGACGTGACGGCGCTGATACCGGGGGTGTGA
- a CDS encoding DUF5797 family protein, translating into MSLTDEERERLADVVRLQPTKNGELQERWGLDSGSEVHHYLEDHLGDYYYRDDNSLIRATDEAAEVTGAEPAVEGDGDGDGDGVPDRIRVPELQAQIFAVLAGPDERSQSVVSTLQSVRDAYDVDPSAEDVRSALQALRRKNVVEVIYRTVPTFRLAVDRDAVDVVATD; encoded by the coding sequence ATGAGCCTCACCGACGAGGAGCGGGAGCGACTCGCCGACGTCGTGCGACTCCAGCCCACCAAGAACGGGGAACTCCAAGAGCGGTGGGGACTCGACTCCGGCAGCGAGGTCCACCACTACCTCGAGGACCACCTGGGCGACTACTACTACCGCGACGACAACAGTCTGATCCGCGCGACGGACGAGGCCGCCGAAGTCACGGGCGCGGAGCCGGCCGTCGAGGGTGACGGCGACGGCGACGGTGACGGAGTACCGGACCGCATCCGGGTCCCGGAGCTGCAGGCGCAGATCTTCGCCGTGCTCGCGGGGCCAGACGAGCGGTCACAGTCCGTCGTCTCGACGCTGCAGTCCGTCCGCGACGCCTACGACGTAGATCCGTCCGCGGAGGACGTGCGCTCGGCACTGCAGGCACTCCGCCGGAAGAACGTCGTCGAGGTGATCTACCGGACGGTGCCGACGTTCCGGCTCGCCGTCGACCGCGACGCCGTCGACGTGGTGGCGACGGACTGA
- the purB gene encoding adenylosuccinate lyase, producing MDDTDEGAGEETESVQAGGDSAGTETFVDDLGSVTTDLPRDDPLAAVSPLDGRYAGRTEPLVPYASESGLIRERVRVEVAYLLALADEPGVDLSLSAADRETVRAVVVEFDADDARLVKRLETEGAAGYEATNHDVKAVEYFLRTRLPERLHPWIHFGLTSEDVNNLAQRLLVKPAVEEVLLPELRGVRDTLAAEAREYRDLPMLARTHGQPATPTTYGKELAVYAARLGRATARVTRAADGLAGKLAGASGTYAAHDAAYPDVDWRSFSRSFVASLGLDHTPLATQVNPCDDLARLFDALRGANQVLLDVDRDVWLYVSDRYLGQEPTEGETGSSTMPHKVNPIDFENGEGNLSKANSDLSFLAEYVTTSRLQRDLSDSTVKRNVGAALAHCLIGYSKTADGLAKVVPNEQVMREDLAANPAVIGEAVQTILRREGDTAAYERVKELTRGERVTLEDFHDLFAELDVSASVREELQALSPETYVGVGSGLVDDLDTEATE from the coding sequence ATGGACGACACGGACGAGGGTGCGGGCGAGGAGACGGAGTCGGTCCAAGCCGGTGGTGACTCGGCGGGCACCGAGACGTTCGTCGACGACCTCGGATCGGTGACGACGGACCTCCCCCGGGACGACCCGCTCGCGGCGGTGTCGCCGCTGGACGGGCGGTACGCCGGACGGACGGAGCCGCTGGTGCCGTACGCGAGCGAGTCGGGGCTGATCCGCGAGCGGGTCCGGGTGGAGGTCGCGTACCTGCTCGCACTCGCGGACGAGCCGGGCGTCGATCTCTCACTGTCGGCGGCGGACCGCGAGACGGTGCGTGCCGTCGTCGTGGAGTTCGACGCCGACGACGCGCGCCTGGTCAAGCGGTTGGAGACCGAGGGCGCGGCGGGGTACGAGGCGACGAACCACGACGTGAAGGCCGTCGAGTACTTCCTCCGGACGCGGCTCCCGGAGCGACTCCACCCGTGGATCCACTTCGGTCTCACCAGCGAGGACGTGAACAACCTCGCACAGCGACTGTTGGTGAAACCCGCCGTCGAGGAGGTTCTCCTGCCGGAACTGCGCGGGGTGCGCGACACACTCGCCGCGGAGGCACGCGAGTACCGCGACCTCCCGATGCTCGCCCGGACCCACGGACAGCCCGCCACGCCGACCACCTACGGGAAGGAACTCGCGGTGTACGCGGCGCGACTCGGGAGGGCGACCGCTCGCGTCACGCGGGCGGCCGACGGGCTCGCCGGCAAACTCGCCGGTGCCTCCGGCACGTACGCGGCCCACGACGCCGCTTACCCGGACGTGGACTGGCGGTCGTTCTCGCGGTCGTTCGTCGCCTCGCTGGGGCTCGACCACACCCCGCTGGCGACGCAGGTGAACCCGTGTGACGACCTCGCGCGCCTGTTCGACGCCCTGCGGGGTGCGAACCAGGTGCTGCTCGACGTGGATCGGGACGTGTGGCTGTACGTCTCGGACCGCTACCTCGGGCAGGAGCCGACCGAGGGCGAAACCGGCTCCTCCACGATGCCACACAAGGTGAACCCCATCGACTTCGAGAACGGCGAGGGGAACCTCTCGAAGGCGAACAGTGACTTGTCGTTCCTCGCGGAGTACGTCACCACCTCGCGACTCCAACGCGACCTCTCGGACTCGACGGTCAAGCGGAACGTCGGCGCGGCGCTGGCACACTGTCTGATCGGCTACTCGAAGACCGCCGACGGGTTGGCGAAGGTCGTCCCCAACGAGCAGGTGATGCGTGAGGACCTCGCGGCGAACCCCGCGGTGATCGGCGAGGCGGTCCAGACGATCCTCCGACGCGAGGGCGACACTGCGGCCTACGAACGTGTGAAGGAACTCACCCGTGGGGAACGGGTGACGCTCGAGGACTTCCACGACCTGTTCGCGGAGTTGGACGTCTCCGCGTCCGTCCGCGAGGAACTGCAGGCGTTGTCGCCGGAGACGTACGTCGGCGTCGGGTCGGGGCTCGTCGACGACCTCGACACCGAGGCGACGGAGTAG
- a CDS encoding APC family permease, translating to MSSHGDRSPEAELGLLDATMIGMGAMIGAGIFVLTGLAAETAGPAAILVFALNGVVTTFTGLSYAELASAIPKSGGGYAFVNEVFGDLVSFLMGWMLWFAYMIAGALYALGFAPNAVELAHVYLTGTVPPPEAVAQTTITGLALGAVILLVLLNTASTAAAGSAETVFTITKVLILVVFVFFGVTAPVFSTAEFQPLFPTGKSPVDILPAMGLTFIAFEGYDLITTVTEEVENPRENIPRAIFLSLGATVIVYLSVVGVAIGTLGAERLGSAGETGIAAAAGGFMPEFPLIGGGEALIVFGAVFSTLTALNAVVIASSRVAFSMGRDGRLLPRFGQIHHRFGTPAAAILASAVVMVLSVAFVPIRQVGNLSSLFFLLSFVVVNGSVIRLRRQRPNLNRPFEMPLYPAAPVLGIVLNLVLGVFIDPFTWGLGAVWLGLGVVTYYGLESLRDDESGGEGVPGGGGPGGDPDAEVATDGGVPERETASTRDVGAEASVDATGVDHGGDRQITGTAETVNTRDEEGGG from the coding sequence ATGAGTTCGCACGGCGACAGATCGCCGGAGGCCGAGCTGGGGCTGTTGGACGCGACGATGATCGGGATGGGCGCCATGATCGGCGCCGGCATCTTCGTGTTGACCGGGCTCGCGGCGGAGACCGCCGGGCCGGCGGCGATCCTGGTGTTCGCGTTGAACGGGGTGGTGACTACCTTCACGGGGCTGTCGTACGCGGAACTCGCGAGTGCGATCCCGAAGAGCGGCGGGGGGTACGCCTTCGTCAACGAGGTGTTCGGCGACCTCGTCTCCTTCCTGATGGGGTGGATGCTCTGGTTCGCGTACATGATCGCCGGCGCGCTGTACGCACTGGGGTTCGCGCCCAACGCGGTGGAGTTGGCACACGTCTACCTCACGGGGACCGTGCCGCCGCCGGAGGCCGTCGCCCAGACGACGATCACCGGGCTCGCATTGGGTGCGGTGATCCTCCTGGTCCTGTTGAACACCGCCTCGACCGCCGCCGCCGGGTCGGCCGAGACCGTGTTCACGATCACGAAGGTGCTGATCCTCGTCGTCTTCGTCTTCTTCGGCGTCACCGCACCCGTCTTCTCGACGGCGGAGTTCCAGCCGCTGTTCCCGACGGGGAAGTCGCCGGTAGACATCCTCCCCGCGATGGGGTTGACGTTCATCGCCTTCGAGGGGTACGACCTCATCACGACCGTCACCGAGGAGGTCGAGAACCCCCGCGAGAACATCCCGCGGGCGATCTTCCTCTCGCTGGGCGCGACGGTGATCGTCTACCTCTCCGTCGTGGGGGTCGCTATCGGAACCCTGGGTGCCGAGCGTCTCGGCTCGGCCGGCGAGACGGGGATCGCGGCGGCGGCGGGTGGGTTCATGCCGGAGTTCCCGCTGATCGGCGGCGGCGAGGCGCTGATCGTCTTCGGCGCGGTGTTCTCGACGTTGACCGCGTTGAACGCCGTCGTGATCGCCTCCAGTCGGGTCGCGTTCTCGATGGGACGGGACGGGCGACTGCTCCCGAGGTTCGGCCAGATCCACCACCGCTTCGGGACGCCCGCGGCGGCGATCCTCGCCAGCGCAGTCGTGATGGTGTTGTCCGTCGCGTTCGTCCCGATCCGGCAGGTCGGGAACCTCTCGTCGCTGTTCTTCCTGTTGTCGTTCGTCGTGGTCAACGGGAGCGTGATCCGGCTCCGTCGCCAGCGGCCGAACCTCAACCGACCCTTCGAGATGCCGCTGTACCCCGCCGCGCCGGTGCTGGGGATCGTCCTCAACCTCGTGTTGGGTGTGTTCATCGACCCGTTCACGTGGGGGTTGGGTGCCGTCTGGCTCGGGCTCGGTGTCGTGACCTACTACGGACTGGAGTCGTTGCGCGACGACGAGTCCGGCGGCGAGGGTGTCCCCGGTGGTGGCGGTCCCGGTGGCGACCCCGACGCGGAGGTGGCGACGGACGGTGGTGTTCCGGAGCGAGAGACGGCGAGCACCCGGGACGTCGGCGCCGAGGCGTCAGTCGACGCGACGGGTGTCGACCACGGTGGCGACCGCCAGATCACGGGCACTGCCGAAACGGTGAACACGCGGGACGAGGAAGGTGGAGGGTGA
- a CDS encoding ATP/GTP-binding protein: MQDETDRDYPVRFVTDPAITDDTPDPNADGTAIRRSRIEDFLTEEEIVDGLVDFSFDRLVFEDGDEREEVPYDFMGSGFKTLVGILWELYDPEADNEILLIEEPAVHMHPGYVNEFTQQLLRVAREEEVQLFVTTHREDLIESFFAPPTQRSHGEYLREEFQVIQMTDLLTKQLDYEQAETELDELNTDLRGI; encoded by the coding sequence GTGCAAGACGAGACCGACCGCGACTACCCCGTCCGCTTCGTCACGGACCCGGCGATCACGGACGACACGCCGGACCCCAACGCAGACGGCACCGCGATCCGTCGGAGTCGGATCGAGGACTTCCTCACAGAGGAGGAGATCGTCGACGGGTTGGTCGACTTCTCGTTCGACAGACTGGTGTTCGAGGACGGGGACGAGCGCGAAGAGGTGCCGTACGACTTCATGGGCTCGGGGTTCAAGACGCTCGTCGGCATCCTCTGGGAGTTGTACGACCCGGAGGCGGACAACGAGATCCTGCTGATCGAGGAGCCGGCGGTCCACATGCATCCCGGCTACGTGAACGAGTTCACACAGCAACTCCTCAGAGTCGCCCGCGAAGAGGAGGTGCAACTGTTCGTCACCACCCACCGCGAGGACCTGATCGAGTCGTTCTTCGCGCCGCCGACACAGCGCAGTCACGGCGAGTACCTCCGCGAGGAGTTCCAGGTGATCCAGATGACGGACCTCCTGACGAAACAGTTGGACTACGAACAGGCCGAGACGGAACTGGACGAGCTGAACACGGACCTCCGGGGAATCTGA
- a CDS encoding AAA family ATPase, protein MTRVTDLSVRDFKPVEEASVEPGGVNLLVGRNNVGKTSLLEALHLALDPSSISRFDGNLDKVVRERAEVAELVGTVSGDGATEDLHVNVERPSEEEVSRQFEQAISRALDSIIELQDHTEEEIEEIREIRDEVTDSLSGIDSETLSRLLVRHSAILEVEKNRYEYLRVPRNHLSLWDFVEQRLSESVLTLDKIANKKLREIF, encoded by the coding sequence ATGACCCGCGTCACCGATCTCTCCGTGCGTGACTTCAAGCCCGTCGAGGAGGCCTCGGTAGAACCGGGCGGGGTGAATCTCCTCGTCGGCCGCAACAACGTGGGGAAGACATCGTTACTGGAGGCGCTGCACCTCGCGCTGGACCCGAGTTCGATCTCACGGTTCGATGGGAATCTGGATAAGGTGGTGCGGGAGAGAGCCGAAGTTGCGGAACTGGTGGGTACTGTCTCGGGCGACGGAGCGACCGAGGATTTGCACGTGAACGTCGAACGGCCGTCCGAGGAGGAGGTTTCGCGTCAGTTCGAACAGGCCATCTCCAGAGCGCTCGATTCCATCATTGAGTTGCAGGACCACACTGAGGAAGAAATTGAAGAGATTCGTGAGATTAGAGATGAAGTGACCGATTCTCTATCCGGAATTGATAGTGAGACCCTCTCTCGACTTCTGGTTAGACACTCTGCAATACTGGAAGTTGAGAAGAATCGTTACGAGTATCTTCGAGTACCCCGAAACCACTTGTCCTTGTGGGATTTCGTCGAGCAACGATTATCTGAGTCTGTTCTAACACTTGATAAAATAGCAAATAAAAAGCTACGGGAGATCTTTTAA
- a CDS encoding enoyl-CoA hydratase/isomerase family protein, protein MPETDLVTLDVADDTGVATLTVDRPDRLNALNVDVLEGLREGVAEAEAADARTLVLAGAGDDAFVAGADISYMKDLSTPEAQAYAELGHDVARDLETFPAPVVAAVDGYAFGGGSELALACDLRVASESAVIGQTEIDLGIVPGWGGTQRLPRLVSDEVARRMVFLGERLPAEEAESVGLVGEVVADEAFDEHVAELAARLAAQPQFALGAAKEALNLAHEEPLHAGLATERRLWSGLFGTHDQREGMAAFLEDREPEFE, encoded by the coding sequence GTGCCAGAGACAGATCTCGTCACACTCGATGTAGCCGACGACACGGGTGTCGCGACGCTCACCGTGGACCGACCGGACAGACTCAACGCGCTGAACGTCGACGTGCTCGAGGGCCTCCGCGAGGGGGTCGCCGAGGCGGAGGCGGCCGACGCCCGCACGCTCGTACTCGCCGGAGCGGGCGACGACGCCTTCGTCGCCGGGGCGGACATCTCGTACATGAAGGACCTCTCGACGCCGGAGGCGCAGGCGTACGCGGAACTCGGCCACGACGTGGCCCGCGACCTGGAGACGTTCCCCGCGCCCGTCGTCGCCGCCGTCGACGGCTACGCCTTCGGCGGCGGCAGCGAACTCGCGCTCGCCTGTGACCTCCGGGTGGCGAGCGAGTCCGCGGTGATCGGCCAGACGGAGATCGACCTCGGCATCGTCCCCGGCTGGGGCGGCACCCAGCGACTCCCGCGACTCGTCTCCGACGAGGTCGCGCGGCGGATGGTGTTCCTCGGCGAACGCCTCCCGGCAGAGGAGGCCGAGTCGGTCGGGCTCGTCGGCGAGGTCGTCGCCGACGAGGCGTTCGACGAGCACGTCGCCGAGTTGGCGGCACGACTCGCCGCACAGCCGCAGTTCGCGCTGGGGGCGGCGAAAGAGGCGCTGAACCTCGCCCACGAGGAGCCACTCCACGCCGGGTTGGCGACGGAACGTCGCCTGTGGAGCGGGCTGTTCGGGACGCACGACCAACGCGAGGGGATGGCTGCGTTCCTCGAAGATCGAGAACCGGAGTTCGAGTAG
- a CDS encoding DUF5787 family protein, whose protein sequence is MYAGPGDAEFGFELLVSRWAELAWHPTAGDRPALVARQLGTGSRRWDTVVVEVDPEAFAARRALGDRGLDRDLLRVVERAPATFEWYRDALPDPGFSWRYVRAAVHRAAGRDLVETREGANGRVEFRRVRPYPDWVERLIAIENKPDLDAAAADTLAEQIEHDVDSGLLDEVWVATDADESTHALLESFPVEAGVIACDFGDGVAPGAADVRWHPSRLSVDDQRTSADRDEDPAAHPSYRLELAERAYDAGWRSYHETMRPDCRGFELRRSGRALVPYCTAKGCHQTASECAGSCPDFGPEPPQWRTNGWPVDGGPGKGVRRLLDRRRERHRSGLAAGETVDESPADGGD, encoded by the coding sequence GTGTACGCCGGCCCCGGCGACGCGGAGTTCGGCTTCGAGCTGTTGGTGAGCCGCTGGGCCGAACTCGCCTGGCACCCGACTGCCGGGGACCGCCCCGCACTCGTCGCTCGGCAACTCGGCACGGGGAGCCGCCGCTGGGACACCGTCGTCGTGGAGGTCGATCCGGAGGCGTTCGCGGCGCGCCGCGCCCTCGGCGACCGTGGGCTAGACCGCGACCTGTTGCGTGTCGTCGAACGTGCGCCTGCGACGTTCGAGTGGTACCGCGACGCACTCCCCGATCCGGGGTTCTCGTGGCGGTACGTCCGCGCTGCCGTCCACCGCGCCGCCGGGCGTGACCTCGTCGAGACGCGCGAGGGCGCGAACGGCCGTGTCGAGTTCCGGCGCGTCCGGCCGTACCCCGACTGGGTGGAGCGACTGATCGCGATCGAGAACAAACCCGACCTGGACGCCGCCGCGGCGGACACACTCGCGGAACAGATCGAACACGACGTCGACTCCGGACTGCTCGACGAGGTGTGGGTCGCGACGGACGCCGACGAGTCGACACACGCGCTGTTGGAGTCGTTCCCGGTCGAGGCGGGCGTGATCGCCTGTGACTTCGGCGACGGCGTGGCACCCGGCGCCGCCGACGTTCGCTGGCACCCGTCGCGGCTGTCCGTCGACGACCAGCGCACGTCGGCGGACCGCGACGAGGACCCAGCGGCACACCCGAGCTACCGGCTGGAGTTGGCCGAACGGGCCTACGACGCCGGGTGGCGGTCGTACCACGAGACGATGCGCCCGGACTGCCGCGGGTTCGAACTCCGGCGGAGCGGCCGCGCGCTGGTACCGTACTGCACCGCGAAGGGGTGTCACCAGACGGCGAGCGAGTGTGCCGGATCGTGTCCCGACTTCGGTCCGGAGCCACCGCAGTGGCGGACGAACGGGTGGCCCGTCGACGGCGGCCCCGGAAAGGGGGTCCGGCGGCTCCTCGACCGGCGGCGCGAGCGACACCGGAGTGGGTTGGCCGCAGGAGAGACGGTCGACGAGTCCCCCGCGGACGGCGGGGACTGA
- a CDS encoding MFS transporter: MGVLDTDRRVFALAFARMADSLGNSFLIVVLPSYVASVVGEGGAEVAGASLSTTLLIGIVLSLFGFLNSGLQPLTGRLSDRFGRRRAFVLAGLAVLGVGSAGYPFADSYAALAGLRALQGIGAALTIPATVALVNEVGDAAERGGNFGVFNTFRLIGFGVGPLVAGGVKEAYGFDTAFAVAVVGAALGFLLVVLLVEDPTETRAAAADDVELSVTGDDTLLDPVFTLGVATVVMAMGIALFATLEGQINERLNQTTFLFGVQFGAAVLANVVFQIPIGNASDRYGRRLFVLGGLVLLIPSTLVQGFVTTSVGMIVARTVQGLAVALVFPVSLALAGDLAGEGQSGSTLSILTTGFGLGTAIGPLVSGVLAGIGYVAPFAFVAGLGVLALVLVYTQVSDPDAGDEPPEPAADPTPRE, from the coding sequence ATGGGCGTTCTCGACACGGACAGGCGCGTGTTCGCGCTGGCGTTCGCACGGATGGCCGACTCGTTGGGGAACTCCTTCCTCATCGTCGTGTTGCCGTCGTACGTCGCCAGCGTCGTCGGCGAGGGTGGCGCCGAGGTCGCCGGCGCCTCGCTGTCGACCACCCTGCTGATCGGGATCGTGCTCTCGCTGTTCGGCTTCCTCAACAGTGGGCTCCAGCCGCTCACGGGACGCCTCTCCGACCGTTTCGGGCGGCGACGGGCGTTCGTCCTCGCCGGCCTCGCCGTGTTGGGTGTCGGCAGTGCGGGCTACCCGTTCGCGGACAGCTACGCGGCCCTCGCCGGCTTGCGCGCGCTCCAGGGGATCGGCGCGGCGCTGACGATCCCCGCGACGGTGGCGCTGGTCAACGAGGTGGGCGACGCGGCCGAGCGCGGCGGGAACTTCGGCGTGTTCAACACGTTCCGCCTGATCGGGTTCGGGGTCGGTCCGCTCGTCGCCGGCGGCGTCAAGGAGGCGTACGGCTTCGACACGGCGTTCGCGGTCGCCGTCGTCGGGGCGGCGCTCGGGTTCCTCCTGGTCGTCCTGCTCGTCGAGGACCCGACGGAGACGCGTGCCGCGGCGGCCGACGACGTGGAACTCAGCGTCACCGGCGACGACACGCTGTTGGATCCGGTCTTCACCCTCGGCGTCGCGACCGTCGTGATGGCGATGGGGATCGCGCTGTTCGCCACGCTGGAGGGGCAGATCAACGAGCGGTTGAACCAGACGACGTTCCTCTTCGGCGTCCAGTTCGGGGCGGCGGTGTTGGCGAACGTCGTCTTCCAGATTCCCATCGGGAACGCCTCCGACAGGTACGGCCGCCGACTGTTCGTGCTCGGCGGACTGGTCCTGTTGATTCCCTCGACGCTCGTGCAGGGGTTCGTCACGACGAGCGTCGGGATGATCGTCGCCCGCACCGTCCAGGGACTCGCCGTCGCGCTCGTGTTCCCGGTGTCGCTCGCGCTGGCGGGCGATCTCGCCGGCGAGGGGCAGTCCGGCTCGACGCTGTCGATCCTCACCACCGGGTTCGGGCTCGGCACCGCCATCGGCCCGCTCGTCTCCGGCGTGTTGGCAGGGATCGGCTACGTCGCCCCGTTCGCCTTCGTCGCCGGGCTCGGCGTGCTCGCCCTGGTGTTGGTGTACACACAGGTCTCCGACCCGGACGCGGGTGACGAACCCCCCGAGCCGGCGGCCGATCCGACACCACGGGAGTGA
- a CDS encoding SOS response-associated peptidase, with product MCGRYSLHATPSTLADRFGVAFPEDFEPRYNCAPGQELPVITDGGEVRRMEWGLTPSWADESFDLINARAETLTEKRSFADAYRARRCLVPVTGFYEWTEVDGHNQPFRVAFADDRPFAVAGLWERWSPPTRQSGLGEFGVGDGDGDDDVRETFTIVTTEPNDLLSRLHHRMAVVLPPDREDDWLHADPPEADDGVAPVHTDLLTPYPDDELVAYPVSTDVNAPSTDAPHLHDRVADVDVPPELDAGTEPSAGLS from the coding sequence ATGTGCGGACGCTACTCGCTGCACGCCACGCCGTCGACACTGGCCGACCGGTTCGGCGTCGCGTTCCCGGAGGACTTCGAGCCGCGGTACAACTGTGCGCCGGGACAGGAACTCCCGGTGATCACGGACGGCGGGGAGGTGCGGCGGATGGAGTGGGGGTTGACACCATCGTGGGCCGACGAGTCGTTCGACCTGATCAACGCCCGTGCGGAGACACTGACGGAGAAGCGGTCGTTCGCCGACGCCTACCGCGCCCGCCGCTGTCTCGTCCCCGTCACCGGGTTCTACGAGTGGACCGAGGTCGACGGCCACAACCAGCCGTTCCGGGTGGCGTTCGCGGACGACCGACCGTTCGCCGTCGCCGGACTCTGGGAGCGGTGGTCTCCGCCGACCAGACAGTCCGGGCTCGGCGAGTTCGGCGTCGGCGACGGGGACGGAGACGACGACGTCCGCGAGACGTTCACGATCGTCACGACGGAGCCGAACGACTTGCTCTCGCGACTCCACCACAGGATGGCCGTCGTCCTCCCGCCGGACCGCGAGGACGACTGGCTCCACGCGGACCCGCCAGAAGCGGACGACGGGGTGGCGCCCGTCCACACCGACCTACTCACCCCGTACCCCGACGACGAGTTGGTCGCGTACCCGGTGTCGACGGACGTGAACGCCCCGAGTACGGACGCGCCACACCTCCACGATCGGGTCGCAGACGTGGACGTGCCGCCGGAACTCGACGCGGGGACGGAGCCCAGTGCCGGGTTGAGCTGA